The proteins below are encoded in one region of Aquisphaera giovannonii:
- a CDS encoding CRTAC1 family protein, translating to MRRRRRRLAIAAGLLALAWVAFTRLDARRSGEQLDLARREIGRGRFDAARRRLATLSARAGSLDGAADYWLGICESLDGHPDAAARAFDRVPPGFAFDAVGAYHEAKANLARGRLHPAERRLEEALEQDGPAREKIRDLLRRVYELEARFGDVKALVRGRLAAADDPLSDLRDLSNLDLSRLPYEGLKGALETAGAAAPDDARVWLGKARLALEAGRWDEADGWLRKCRHAGADAPVWRAQLEWARGSSRPADAIEAAGHLGAGALEPAARLELRAWLARRGGDAEAEAAATEAWLALEPGAIRAMERLVELAHRAGRPGRVAELRRRQGDVERAMAAYRLLLWREEPPRTPAERAALARLAEEAGLRHEARALFAWALKASPGAPAAREGLARLDRDDSARRWALELAAHALEPEATHAPGRPSGPGRATDGRPAFADEAESAGLRFVYDNAGTPLRQLPEPFGGGLAVLDVDGDGWLDVYCVQGGPYAADPGATPPSDAGDRLFRNRGDGSFEDITGRSGIGPSPRGHGHGVAVGDVDNDGLPDLLVTRWRSYALYRNLGGCRFQDATDRWGLGGRRDWPTSAAFADLDNDGDLDLYVCHYAAWDLDHPRICRDAKTGAYLNCNPLDAESLPDRLFRNDGGKFVDVSAESGIIDRDGRGLGVVAADLDGDGLVDLFVANDSSANFLFRNLGGMRFEEVGHLAGVASNASGIYQAGMGAAAGDIDADGLIDLAVTNFYGESTSFFRNLGGGLFTDATASIGLDVASRRLLGFGLGLFDANNDGRMDMATANGHVNDLRPNYPYLMPAQLLLNGDDGRLLDASGHAGAVWQVPRMGRGLAVGDLDNDGRQDVLILSHDQPLAYFHNRTAGGHFLVLRLEGSKSNRDAVGAKVTLIRPGGNRVAWRTGGGSYQSASDPRIHFGLGADARIEAVEVAWPSGRVDRRTGIEPDSGYLIREGHEVPERLDAIRGGPPRP from the coding sequence ATGCGGCGACGACGGCGACGGCTCGCGATCGCGGCGGGGCTTCTGGCCCTCGCCTGGGTCGCCTTCACGCGGCTCGATGCCCGGCGATCTGGCGAGCAGCTCGACCTCGCCCGGCGGGAGATCGGGCGAGGCCGATTCGACGCGGCGCGTCGGCGGCTCGCGACCCTCTCGGCGCGAGCCGGCTCGCTCGACGGCGCGGCCGATTACTGGCTGGGGATCTGCGAGTCGCTCGACGGCCATCCGGACGCCGCGGCCCGCGCGTTCGACCGCGTGCCGCCGGGGTTCGCGTTCGACGCGGTCGGCGCCTACCACGAGGCGAAGGCGAACCTGGCCCGGGGCCGGCTCCATCCCGCGGAGCGTCGGCTCGAGGAGGCCCTCGAACAAGACGGCCCGGCCCGGGAGAAGATCCGGGACCTCCTCCGGCGGGTCTACGAGCTGGAGGCCCGGTTCGGCGACGTCAAGGCCCTCGTCCGAGGCCGGCTGGCCGCCGCGGATGACCCCCTGTCGGACCTGAGGGACCTCAGCAACCTCGACCTGAGCCGCCTGCCGTACGAGGGCCTCAAGGGGGCGCTCGAGACGGCCGGCGCGGCCGCGCCGGATGACGCCCGGGTCTGGCTGGGAAAGGCCCGCCTCGCCCTGGAGGCCGGCCGCTGGGACGAGGCGGACGGATGGCTGCGGAAGTGCCGGCACGCCGGGGCCGATGCCCCGGTCTGGCGGGCCCAACTGGAATGGGCGCGGGGCTCGTCGCGACCGGCCGATGCGATCGAGGCCGCCGGACATCTCGGCGCGGGGGCGCTCGAGCCCGCCGCGAGGCTCGAGCTGCGCGCCTGGCTCGCCCGGCGGGGCGGCGACGCCGAGGCGGAGGCCGCCGCGACGGAAGCCTGGCTGGCGCTCGAGCCCGGGGCGATCCGGGCGATGGAGCGGCTGGTCGAGCTGGCCCACCGGGCCGGCCGCCCGGGACGCGTCGCGGAGCTACGGCGGCGCCAGGGCGACGTCGAGCGGGCGATGGCGGCGTATCGCCTCCTCCTCTGGCGCGAGGAGCCCCCGCGCACGCCGGCCGAGCGGGCCGCGCTCGCCCGGCTGGCGGAGGAGGCGGGCCTCCGGCACGAGGCCCGCGCGCTCTTCGCCTGGGCCCTGAAGGCCTCGCCGGGCGCCCCGGCCGCCCGGGAGGGCCTCGCCCGGCTCGATCGCGACGATTCGGCCCGGCGATGGGCCCTTGAGCTAGCGGCCCACGCGCTGGAACCCGAGGCCACGCACGCGCCTGGCCGGCCGAGCGGGCCCGGCCGTGCGACCGACGGCCGGCCAGCCTTCGCCGATGAGGCCGAGTCGGCAGGCCTCCGCTTCGTCTACGACAATGCCGGGACGCCCCTCCGCCAGCTCCCGGAGCCCTTCGGCGGCGGCCTGGCGGTGCTCGACGTCGACGGCGACGGGTGGCTCGACGTCTACTGCGTCCAGGGCGGCCCCTACGCGGCCGATCCGGGGGCAACCCCGCCCTCCGACGCGGGGGACCGGCTGTTCCGCAATCGAGGAGACGGGAGCTTCGAAGACATCACGGGACGGTCCGGGATCGGCCCCTCCCCCCGCGGCCACGGGCACGGCGTTGCGGTGGGAGACGTGGACAACGACGGCCTGCCCGACCTGCTCGTCACGCGATGGCGGTCCTACGCCCTGTACAGGAACCTCGGCGGCTGTCGCTTCCAGGACGCCACCGATCGCTGGGGCCTCGGCGGACGCCGCGACTGGCCGACGTCCGCGGCCTTCGCCGACCTGGACAACGACGGCGACCTGGACCTCTACGTCTGCCACTACGCGGCCTGGGACCTGGACCATCCCCGGATCTGCCGCGACGCCAAGACCGGGGCCTACCTCAACTGCAACCCGCTCGACGCCGAGTCGCTCCCCGACCGCCTCTTTCGCAACGACGGCGGCAAGTTCGTCGACGTGTCGGCCGAGTCCGGCATCATCGACCGCGACGGCCGCGGGCTGGGCGTGGTCGCGGCCGACCTGGACGGAGACGGCCTGGTGGACCTGTTCGTCGCCAACGACTCCTCGGCCAACTTCCTGTTCCGCAACCTGGGCGGGATGCGGTTCGAGGAGGTCGGCCACCTCGCCGGCGTGGCCAGCAACGCCTCGGGGATCTACCAGGCCGGCATGGGCGCCGCTGCCGGCGACATCGATGCGGACGGGCTCATCGACCTGGCCGTCACCAACTTCTACGGCGAGTCGACCTCCTTCTTCCGCAACCTGGGCGGCGGCCTCTTCACCGACGCCACCGCCTCGATCGGGCTGGACGTCGCGAGCCGCCGCCTCCTCGGGTTCGGGCTGGGCCTGTTCGACGCGAACAACGACGGCCGAATGGACATGGCCACGGCCAACGGGCACGTCAACGACCTGCGGCCCAACTATCCGTACCTGATGCCGGCCCAGCTCCTGCTGAACGGGGATGATGGCCGATTGCTAGATGCCTCCGGACACGCCGGCGCCGTCTGGCAAGTGCCGCGGATGGGGCGGGGACTCGCGGTGGGCGACCTGGACAACGACGGGCGTCAGGACGTGCTGATCCTCTCGCACGATCAGCCGCTGGCCTACTTCCACAACCGGACGGCCGGCGGCCACTTCCTGGTGCTTCGCCTGGAAGGCTCGAAGTCCAATCGAGACGCCGTCGGGGCGAAGGTGACGCTGATCCGTCCCGGCGGGAACCGAGTCGCCTGGCGCACCGGAGGCGGCAGCTACCAGTCCGCCTCCGACCCCCGCATCCACTTCGGCCTCGGCGCGGATGCCCGGATCGAGGCCGTGGAAGTCGCCTGGCCGTCGGGGCGCGTCGACCGCCGCACCGGGATCGAGCCCGATTCCGGCTACCTGATCCGCGAGGGGCACGAGGTCCCCGAGAGGCTCGATGCGATTCGCGGGGGACCGCCGCGACCGTGA
- a CDS encoding DUF1559 domain-containing protein: MRVESRRGFTLIELLVVIAIIAVLIALLLPAVQSAREAARRAQCINNLKQIGIGLHNYHTAHNSFPLGGTRNWSSYGYMASWGTWSAPALLLGYMEGQPLYNSINFNWVCCWSAGWNINSTVSNAIVNTYICPSDGLSPVPTQNDQWTGMTNNYHASVGASTDFYNPSGLFAEAEKCYGIQSCTDGSSNTIAFGEALIGSGDRPQVKYRSGPVLSAGSALCTGSWCGVTYVGTNYNAVLTDLQTCEQGWVDQTSSTGNGKGFRWCENLGGFTLINTVVPPSPSNYRFGWCGLRGTTPNSNASDGQYQNANSNHPGGANFLFGDGSARFLKSSISIQTYWALGTRANGEVISADSY; the protein is encoded by the coding sequence ATGAGAGTGGAATCGCGCCGAGGGTTCACGCTGATCGAGCTGCTGGTGGTGATCGCCATCATCGCCGTCCTCATCGCACTCCTGCTCCCCGCGGTGCAGTCGGCCCGCGAGGCGGCACGCAGGGCCCAGTGCATCAACAACCTCAAGCAGATCGGGATCGGACTGCACAATTATCACACCGCCCACAACAGCTTCCCGCTGGGCGGCACGCGGAACTGGTCCTCGTACGGCTACATGGCCTCGTGGGGCACCTGGAGCGCCCCGGCCCTGCTGCTGGGATACATGGAAGGCCAGCCGCTGTATAACTCGATCAACTTCAACTGGGTCTGCTGCTGGAGCGCCGGATGGAACATCAATTCCACGGTCTCCAATGCGATCGTCAATACGTACATCTGCCCCTCCGACGGGCTGTCTCCGGTGCCCACCCAGAATGACCAGTGGACCGGGATGACGAACAACTACCATGCATCGGTCGGGGCCTCGACCGACTTCTACAACCCCTCCGGCCTGTTCGCCGAGGCGGAGAAATGCTACGGCATCCAGTCGTGTACCGACGGCAGCTCGAACACGATCGCCTTCGGCGAGGCCCTGATCGGCTCCGGGGACCGGCCCCAGGTGAAGTATAGGAGCGGCCCGGTCCTGTCGGCTGGCTCGGCCCTCTGCACGGGCAGCTGGTGCGGCGTCACCTACGTCGGCACGAACTACAACGCCGTCCTCACCGACCTGCAGACGTGCGAGCAAGGCTGGGTGGACCAGACCAGCAGCACCGGCAACGGGAAGGGCTTCCGGTGGTGCGAGAACCTCGGCGGCTTTACCCTCATCAACACGGTCGTCCCGCCTTCGCCGTCCAATTATCGGTTCGGCTGGTGTGGCCTCCGCGGCACCACCCCCAACTCCAACGCCTCCGACGGCCAGTACCAGAACGCGAACAGCAACCATCCCGGGGGCGCCAACTTCCTGTTCGGGGACGGCAGCGCCCGCTTCCTCAAGTCGTCGATCTCCATCCAGACTTACTGGGCCCTGGGCACCAGGGCCAACGGCGAGGTCATCTCCGCCGACAGCTATTGA